Proteins from a single region of Juglans microcarpa x Juglans regia isolate MS1-56 chromosome 5S, Jm3101_v1.0, whole genome shotgun sequence:
- the LOC121267298 gene encoding protein DOG1-like 4, translated as MEETKVEEKELNHELAKIQESMAAPSLLEILRRGELSMDGEIREEDIVFMAWRSALESVVANVDALRMNTTLKVVEILNPAQSVRFLAAVSQLQVQIRSWGLQREAEA; from the coding sequence ATGGAGGAGACGAAGGTGGAGGAAAAGGAACTCAACCATGAGCTGGCAAAGATTCAGGAGAGCATGGCGGCACCATCGTTGCTGGAGATTCTGAGGCGTGGGGAGCTGTCAATGGACGGAGAAATAAGGGAGGAGGACATTGTGTTCATGGCGTGGAGGTCGGCATTGGAGTCGGTGGTGGCCAATGTTGATGCGCTGAGAATGAACACGACACTAAAAGTGGTGGAGATACTCAATCCAGCTCAAAGCGTCAGGTTCTTGGCCGCAGTTTCTCAGCTTCAGGTCCAGATTAGGAGTTGGGGCTTGCAGAGAGAAGCTGAAGCGTGA